The following are encoded together in the Tribolium castaneum strain GA2 chromosome 3, icTriCast1.1, whole genome shotgun sequence genome:
- the Cpap1-d gene encoding cuticular protein analogous to peritrophins 1-D precursor, whose protein sequence is MKALVVACLLILSVHGGHYIIPGHSPYDAYHDLHLPHSPPLYPTLASVPPTGFTCLGRNPGYYADIETGCQAYHRCEYNSAASFLCTNGTLFNEQFQVCDQFYNVRCGSPYIDL, encoded by the exons tattaATCTTGTCGGTGCACGGGGGCCATTACATAATCCCCGGACACTCGCCTTACGACGCCTACCACGACCTACACCTCCCTCACAGCCCCCCTTTATACCCCACTTTGGCCTCAGTGCCCCCCACAGGCTTCACTTGTCTCGGACGCAACCCCGGATATTACGCCGACATCGAAACCGGGTGCCAG GCGTATCATCGGTGTGAATACAATTCTGCAGCATCATTCTTGTGCACGAATGGGACCTTGTTCAACGAACAGTTCCAGGTCTGCGACCAGTTTTATAACGTCAGGTGCGGCTCGCCGTACATAGATTTGTAA
- the LOC103313558 gene encoding terminal nucleotidyltransferase 4A isoform X2, protein MDPSISWLQPEQEGPAKHLWLRIWQTQQELDSMNLKDVDSDPEFFPNGLSNHIMNGKTDKSGSTFVQRRRKGDNRASTKMMSRHPQKVVGEFGGCPWRKDPHVYARGILGLHQEIDHFYQYMSPTRTEHLVRDDVVCRIKQIILSKWPEAQVEVFGSYRTGLYLPTSDIDLVVIGKWSNLPLRTLEQEFLDNDVAQENSIKVLDKASVPIVKLTDKQTEIKVDISFNMSNGVKSAELIKTYIHQFPVLPKLVYVLKQFLLERDLNEVFTGGISSYSLILMCISFLQLHPRPEMFVRGDANLGVFLIEFFELYGRKFNYMHTGIRIRDGGRYISKEEMQKDMVDGHRPSLLCIEDPLLPSNDIGRSSYGVLQVKRAFEYAYTVLTNAVLPISSHNVEHSILGRIIRVTDKVIQYRRWIEKTFGHKYNSPTIPRPRPPRSLSSSGSTSSVEESGGSSEGSDPPSRDISPNNMHVQRHIQPKNHNQWRNNRKYKNSPHNNYNQSTTTKR, encoded by the exons ATGGATCCTTCGATATCTTGGTTGCAACCGGAGCAAGAGGGTCCTGCCAAACATTTGTGGCTTCGAATTTGGCAAACACAACAGGAGCTGGACAGCATGAACTTGAAAGACGTCGACAGCGACCCGGAGTTCTTCCCCAACGGCCTCTCCAACCACATCATGAACGGCAAGACGGACAAGAGCGGCTCCACTTTCGTTCAGCGGAGACGTAAGGGCGACAATCGCGCCAGCACCAAGATGATGAGCCGCCATCCGCAGAAGGTGGTGGGCGAGTTCGGGGGCTGTCCGTGGCGCAAGGACCCGCACGTCTACGCCAGAGGCATCCTGGG TCTGCATCAGGAAATCGACCACTTTTACCAGTACATGAGCCCCACAAGGACCGAACACCTCGTCAGGGATGACGTCGTCTGTAGGATCAAACAAATCATTCTCTCCAAATGGCCAGAAGCACAAGTTGAAGTTTTCGGATCTTACAGGACCGGGCTCTATCTTCCGACAAGCGACATAGACTTGGTTGTTATAG GCAAATGGTCAAACCTTCCCCTTCGGACGCTGGAACAGGAATTCCTAGACAACGACGTGGCGCAAGAGAACAGCATAAAAGTCCTCGACAAAGCGTCAGTGCCGATCGTGAAATTAACCGACAAACAGACCGAAATCAAAGTGGACATTTCCTTCAATATGTCGAACGGTGTAAAATCGGCCGAACTGATAAAAACTTACATACATCAGTTTCCAGTGTTGCCGAAATTAGTTTACGTTTTAAAACAGTTCCTTTTAGAAAGAGACTTAAACGAAGTGTTCACCGGTGGTATATCTAGTTACAGTTTAATATTGATGTGCATAAGTTTCCTTCAGTTGCATCCACGACCGGAAATGTTTGTCAGAGGCGACGCTAATTTAGGCGTTTTCcttattgaatttttcgaattgtacggtagaaaatttaattatatgcATACCGGAATTCGGATACGAGACGGCGGACGGTACATTAGCAAAGAAGAAATGCAAAAGGACATGGTGGACGGACACAGGCCTAGTCTTTTGTGCATCGAAGATCCACTCTTGCCATCCAACGACATCGGCAGAAGCAGCTACGGCGTCCTGCAG GTGAAACGGGCTTTCGAGTACGCGTACACTGTTTTAACGAATGCCGTCCTTCCAATCTCGTCACACAACGTGGAGCACTCGATATTAGGTAGAATAATAAGAGTAACCGACAAAGTGATCCAATACCGGCGATGGATCGAAAAAACTTTTGGTCATAAGTACAACTCTCCGACGATCCCCCGACCAAGGCCTCCTCGTTCCCTGTCCAGCAGCGGCTCCACATCGAGCGTTGAGGAAAGTGGGGGCAGTTCAGAA GGGTCCGATCCTCCTTCGCGCGACATATCACCGAACAACATGCATGTCCAACGCCACATCCAGCCAAAGAATCACAATCAATGGAGAAATAATCGGAAATATAAGAATAGCCCTCACAATAATTATAACCAGTCGACCACAACAAAGC gttAA
- the LOC103313558 gene encoding terminal nucleotidyltransferase 4A isoform X1: MDPSISWLQPEQEGPAKHLWLRIWQTQQELDSMNLKDVDSDPEFFPNGLSNHIMNGKTDKSGSTFVQRRRKGDNRASTKMMSRHPQKVVGEFGGCPWRKDPHVYARGILGLHQEIDHFYQYMSPTRTEHLVRDDVVCRIKQIILSKWPEAQVEVFGSYRTGLYLPTSDIDLVVIGKWSNLPLRTLEQEFLDNDVAQENSIKVLDKASVPIVKLTDKQTEIKVDISFNMSNGVKSAELIKTYIHQFPVLPKLVYVLKQFLLERDLNEVFTGGISSYSLILMCISFLQLHPRPEMFVRGDANLGVFLIEFFELYGRKFNYMHTGIRIRDGGRYISKEEMQKDMVDGHRPSLLCIEDPLLPSNDIGRSSYGVLQVKRAFEYAYTVLTNAVLPISSHNVEHSILGRIIRVTDKVIQYRRWIEKTFGHKYNSPTIPRPRPPRSLSSSGSTSSVEESGGSSEGSDPPSRDISPNNMHVQRHIQPKNHNQWRNNRKYKNSPHNNYNQSTTTKRKKQTKQY; encoded by the exons ATGGATCCTTCGATATCTTGGTTGCAACCGGAGCAAGAGGGTCCTGCCAAACATTTGTGGCTTCGAATTTGGCAAACACAACAGGAGCTGGACAGCATGAACTTGAAAGACGTCGACAGCGACCCGGAGTTCTTCCCCAACGGCCTCTCCAACCACATCATGAACGGCAAGACGGACAAGAGCGGCTCCACTTTCGTTCAGCGGAGACGTAAGGGCGACAATCGCGCCAGCACCAAGATGATGAGCCGCCATCCGCAGAAGGTGGTGGGCGAGTTCGGGGGCTGTCCGTGGCGCAAGGACCCGCACGTCTACGCCAGAGGCATCCTGGG TCTGCATCAGGAAATCGACCACTTTTACCAGTACATGAGCCCCACAAGGACCGAACACCTCGTCAGGGATGACGTCGTCTGTAGGATCAAACAAATCATTCTCTCCAAATGGCCAGAAGCACAAGTTGAAGTTTTCGGATCTTACAGGACCGGGCTCTATCTTCCGACAAGCGACATAGACTTGGTTGTTATAG GCAAATGGTCAAACCTTCCCCTTCGGACGCTGGAACAGGAATTCCTAGACAACGACGTGGCGCAAGAGAACAGCATAAAAGTCCTCGACAAAGCGTCAGTGCCGATCGTGAAATTAACCGACAAACAGACCGAAATCAAAGTGGACATTTCCTTCAATATGTCGAACGGTGTAAAATCGGCCGAACTGATAAAAACTTACATACATCAGTTTCCAGTGTTGCCGAAATTAGTTTACGTTTTAAAACAGTTCCTTTTAGAAAGAGACTTAAACGAAGTGTTCACCGGTGGTATATCTAGTTACAGTTTAATATTGATGTGCATAAGTTTCCTTCAGTTGCATCCACGACCGGAAATGTTTGTCAGAGGCGACGCTAATTTAGGCGTTTTCcttattgaatttttcgaattgtacggtagaaaatttaattatatgcATACCGGAATTCGGATACGAGACGGCGGACGGTACATTAGCAAAGAAGAAATGCAAAAGGACATGGTGGACGGACACAGGCCTAGTCTTTTGTGCATCGAAGATCCACTCTTGCCATCCAACGACATCGGCAGAAGCAGCTACGGCGTCCTGCAG GTGAAACGGGCTTTCGAGTACGCGTACACTGTTTTAACGAATGCCGTCCTTCCAATCTCGTCACACAACGTGGAGCACTCGATATTAGGTAGAATAATAAGAGTAACCGACAAAGTGATCCAATACCGGCGATGGATCGAAAAAACTTTTGGTCATAAGTACAACTCTCCGACGATCCCCCGACCAAGGCCTCCTCGTTCCCTGTCCAGCAGCGGCTCCACATCGAGCGTTGAGGAAAGTGGGGGCAGTTCAGAA GGGTCCGATCCTCCTTCGCGCGACATATCACCGAACAACATGCATGTCCAACGCCACATCCAGCCAAAGAATCACAATCAATGGAGAAATAATCGGAAATATAAGAATAGCCCTCACAATAATTATAACCAGTCGACCACAACAAAGCgtaaaaaacaaaccaaacaatactga
- the IntS8 gene encoding integrator complex subunit 8 — protein sequence MEVDLLRPGTVPIAPDTVLWFEFLLHHDLLLSHLQKPVPDPGPTELIAKFSDAIADTLRNRLETENGDVMLIESMHENVKQPAKNIALKILSLKVAAFIKWDLAQIRSLPFKTQIHLLQVLLYFTNDKTTAEIPNIDLKPDESVPSPYLFALVVYHRWLLNVTMHRITSNWQMRLGNTEISPAEENIICSHENVRKTVEFLKSALSWDEVPSMLTFDCFKLPTETNDLEFDWSSAQSITKEEFSAQLNYDLGTFFFYKEDYNMARDHFAKCLSSYKAMKDNNGFVKFNVSVLEVYVRACSGDGSKGSLLEQLNTSVVNQFMGITSILQQDNILREIPLSHRITLELDIQGALSSGTFTVARDLLNKIRALNVVRCVLDQKPTYHCSLKSGDILIWAVEATWKSLNDTDKHLVKKFILDLVLKNEIPDLLSCVQANETLAKLFDKSDLSFIKTTESHDEIPESLYKTSWTLYDCFKKRKPKLEIKQLEQDLIATYDHKEIRELLKKISMNQLATNVWNINAQWDLPIPIQSVIKSLPKGFLHDFSFVMMAKAREQMLNKVWNSSLELLLILDKELGSGNGNIGKLSRLISWEILLVQITQLLEEWPKSTIDKVALADACEACLQTNNESVLPRTEITEQCVLCLLNLGRWEFLINCDKRWPSFEITSAIALACQELIKQKGNKKLSKNLWEIVLPIFGHAPQQSKRGNSGNSVFHDAQAQITNLRNNVMAIFGKLRDSTVLAVVISMLARLHNILKDETSLEVQVDYVMLWPAVISNANSYNMKIAHDVLSQMVTQALQYYPTSIPWLRLLGDINFANGHYNVSLKYYLKSLLIYNDYFNIPVRHDDHVFRRMIKCCIALGCNTQAAVLCQFLEEPDYVLAFRILGDQKYCNDAVDAYYHCIWDTNILEYLIHTHNKRGEYQRRKCATQVIGSLEVNSNNNEEIQREASNLRKSTFLRALCKQYVF from the exons ATGGAGGTTGATTTGTTGCGTCCAGGGACAGTCCCGATAGCCCCCGACACTGTCCTCTGGTTCGAGTTTTTGCTCCACCATGACCTCCTACTGAGCCACCTCCAAAAACCAGTCCCAG ACCCGGGACCCACGGAATTAATTGCCAAATTCTCCGATGCCATCGCTGATACGCTACGAAATCGACTGGAGACCGAAAACGGCGACGTTATGCTCATAGAATCAATGCACGAAAATGTGAAACAACCGGCGAAAAATATCGCCCTGAAAATACTATCGTTGAAAGTTGCAGCGTTTATTAAATGGGACCTGG CACAAATCAGGTCGTTGCCCTTCAAGACCCAAATCCATTTATTGCAAGTCTTACTATATTTTACTAATGATAAAACAACGGCCGAAATACCAAATATTGACCTCAAACCGGACGAGTCTGTCCCATCGCCCTATCTCTTCGCCCTTGTGGTGTACCATAGGTGGTTACTTAATGTCACCATGCACAGGATTACCTCAAACTGGCAAATGCGGCTAGG CAACACGGAGATATCACCAGCGGAAGAGAACATAATTTGCTCGCACGAGAATGTGCGGAAAACGGTTGAATTCCTCAAAAGTGCGCTCAGCTGGGACGAAGTCCCCAGTATGCTAACTTTCGATTGCTTCAAACTGCCAACTGAGACCAACGATCTTGAATTCGATTGGTCCTCAGCTCAGAGTATCACAAAAGAGGAGTTTAGCGCCCAATTAAACTACGACTTGGGGACGTTTTTCTTCTACAAGGAGGACTACAACATGGCTCGTGACCATTTTGCTAAATGCTTGAGTAGTTACAAAGCCATGAAAGATAATAAcggttttgttaaatttaatgtaagTGTGCTGGAGGTGTATGTGAGGGCATGTAGCGGCGATGGTTCAAAAGGCAGTCTTTTGGAACAGTTGAATACGTCCGTGGTCAACCAGTTCATG GGGATTACTTCAATTTTACAACAGGATAATATTTTGCGTGAAATCCCCCTCTCACATCGAATTACGCTCGAGTTGGACATTCAGGGGGCTTTATCGAGTGGCACGTTCACAGTTGCTCgcgatttattaaataaaatcaggGCCTTGAACGTGGTCAGGTGTGTTTTGGACCAAAAACCCACCTATCATTGCTCACTTAAAAGTGGCGATATTTTAATTTgg GCTGTCGAAGCAACGTGGAAGTCACTCAACGACACTGATAAACATTTGGTTAAGAAATTCATCCTAGACTTGGTCCTAAAAAACGAAATCCCTGATCTTTTGTCGTGTGTTCAAGCCAATGAAACACttgcaaaattatttgataagAGCGAcctcagttttattaaaaccaccGAAAGTCACGACGAAATACCCGAATCTTTGTACAAGACAAGTTGGACGCTGTACGATTGTTTTAAGAAACGTAAACCCAAATTGGAAATTAAACAACTGGAGCAAGACTTAATTGCAACTTACGACCATAAGGAAATTCGCgagttgttgaaaaaaatcagcaTGAACCAACTTGCAACTAACGTCTGGAATATCAACGCACAGTGGGATTTACCGATTCCCATCCAGTCAGTGATTAAGTCATTGCCGAAAGGTTTCTTGCATGATTTCAGTTTCGTTATGATGGCCAAAGCCAGGGAACAAATGTTGAATAAAGTGTGGAACTCATCGCTTGAGTTGTTACTAATTTTGGACAAAGAGCTCGGTTCTGGTAACGGTAACATTGGCAAATTATCACGTCTGATAAGCTGGGAGATACTACTAGTGCAAATAACCCAACTGTTGGAGGAGTGGCCAAAAAGCACCATTG ACAAGGTGGCCCTTGCCGATGCGTGTGAGGCTTGCCTCCAAACCAACAACGAATCAGTCTTGCCACGCACCGAAATAACAGAACAGTGCGTCCTTTGTTTGCTAAATCTCGGCCGTTGggagtttttaattaattgcgatAAAAGGTGGCCCTCGTTTGAAATCACCTCAGCGATTGCGTTAGCCTGCCAGGAATTGATCAAGCAGAAAgggaacaaaaaattatccaaGAATTTGTGGGAGATTG TCTTGCCAATTTTTGGCCATGCCCCGCAACAATCAAAACGGGGGAATTCCGGAAATTCGGTGTTTCACGACGCTCAAGCACAGATAACTAATTTGCGAAATAACGTAATGGCGATTTTTGGTAAACTGAGAGACTCGACTGTTTTGGCTGTGGTTATTTCGATGTTGGCACGACTGCATAATATTCTGAAGGATGAGACCAGCTTGGAGGTGCAGGTGGATTATGTGATGCTTTGGCCGGCCGTGATCAGCAa cgCCAATTCATACAACATGAAAATAGCCCACGACGTTCTTTCCCAAATGGTAACTCAAGCCCTCCAGTACTATCCAACAAGCATTCCTTGGTTGAGGCTATTGGGGGACATAAATTTCG CAAACGGTCATTACAACGTATCTTTGAAATATTATCTCAAATCCCTGCTAATTTACAACGACTATTTCAACATTCCGGTGCGTCACGACGACCACGTCTTCCGCCGCATGATTAAGTGTTGCATAGCCTTGGGGTGCAACACCCAGGCGGCCGTTCTGTGCCAATTCCTGGAAGAGCCCGACTATGTTTTAGCGTTCCGTATATTGGGGGACCAGAAATATTGCAATGACGCCGTCGATGCGTATTACCATTGCATTTGGGACACCAATATTCTGGAATATCTGATACACACCCACAACAAACGGGGGGAGTACCAGAGACGCAAATGCGCAACGCAGGTGATTGGCTCGTTGGAGGTGAATTCGAACAACAACGAGGAGATTCAAAGGGAAGCGAGTAATTTACGGAAAAGCACGTTTCTGAGGGCGCTATGCAAACAATACGTGTTTTAA
- the Sac1 gene encoding phosphatidylinositol-3-phosphatase SAC1, with protein MSSSDVFNDLTLHTTPEKFYIEPKSEESLLIIDRPSETISLQRNVGQIPATSSRKDFCGVLGSITLLAGRYLVIVTQREFVGYIASHAIWRLAKAELLPYARSTLHLTQEQISDNNTYLNMVEQVLSTPYHYFSYSYDLTHSMQRLHDFGPDSWKLSLLERADARFVWNSHLLTQFKRPEFRKFGLPLLHGFVSINQCVINGQSFTWSIISRRSITRAGTRLYRRGIDKDGNVANFVETEQIVEYQGDRASFVQIRGSIPLFWTQNPDLRYKPPPTLLEIDPQEHHAACQKHLETVAVLYGKQVLLNLVDQKGAEGKLEKAFKDAIATLAYPSVCYEPFDFHGECRKMRWDRLSILIDRVALDQDEMGFFLMLRDGSLSGLQEGVFRTNCVDCLDRTNVVQSMLARRNLEIVLQKLGILQRGQKLDPYGSFEVVFKNVWADNADVISTQYSGTGALKTDYTRTGKRTKFGLLRDGINSLTRYYKNNLMDGFRQDAIDLFHGNCEVLSPLSVDRGWRYITFPSVFLVAVAMFVASAVCPTEYSTESLLYLLFWGSMMAATAYTIFRHGTEFVDKPRLVQT; from the exons ATGTCGTCTTCTGATGTCTTCAACGACCTAACTTT ACACACCACCCCTGAGAAGTTTTACATCGAGCCCAAGTCGGAGGAGTCTTTGCTTATAATCGACCGTCCATCTGAAACCATCTCACTACAACGAAACGTCGGCCAGATCCCAGCCACCAGCAGCCGCAAAGACTTCTGCGGAGTCCTCGGTTCCATAACTTTGCTTGCGGGCCGCTACTTGGTCATCGTAACGCAGCGTGAGTTTGTCGGTTATATAGCATCGCACGCGATATGGCGCCTCGCCAAAGCCGAATTATTGCCCTACGCGCGCAGCACTCTCCACCTGACCCAGGAGCAAATCAGCGACAATAACACCTACCTGAACATGGTGGAGCAAGTGTTATCCACACCGTACCACTACTTCAGCTACAGCTACGACTTGACGCATTCCATGCAACGCTTGCACGACTTCGGCCCCGATTCCTGGAAGCTGTCTCTCTTGGAGCGAGCTGACGCCAGATTCGTCTGGAACAGTCATCTCCTAACACAGTTCAAACGCCCAGAGTTTCGCAAATTTGGGCTTCCCCTCTTGCACGGTTTCGTCTCAATTAACCAGTGCGTGATCAACGGTCAGAGTTTCACTTGGTCGATCATCTCCAGACGTAGCATCACCCGAGCGGGGACTCGCTTGTACCGCAGGGGCATTGACAAGGACGGAAACGTTGCAAACTTCGTCGAAACGGAGCAAATCGTTGAATATCAAGGCGACCGCGCGAGTTTTGTCCAAATCAGAGGTTCCATCCCGCTGTTCTGGACCCAAAACCCGGATTTGCGGTACAAGCCGCCCCCAACGTTACTAGAAATCGACCCACAGGAGCACCACGCCGCCTGCCAGAAGCACCTGGAGACGGTGGCGGTGCTCTACGGTAAGCAGGTGTTGCTAAATCTGGTCGACCAAAAGGGGGCCGAAGGCAAGCTGGAGAAGGCGTTCAAGGATGCAATTGCCACGCTAGCGTACCCGTCCGTGTGCTACGAGCCGTTTGATTTCCACGGAGAGTGTCGCAAAATGCGCTGGGACCGGCTGTCGATTTTAATCGATCGTGTGGCGTTGGATCAGGACGAGATGGGTTTTTTCCTGATGTTGAGGGACGGGTCCTTGTCGGGGCTCCAGGAGGGGGTCTTCCGGACGAACTGTGTCGATTGTCTCGACCGCACCAACGTGGTGCAGAGCATGCTGGCGAGGCGAAACCTCGAAAtcgttttgcaaaaattggggATTTTGCAAAGGGGGCAAAAGTTGGATCCGTACGGGTCGTTTGAGGTTGTTTTTAAGAATGTGTGGGCGGATAATGCCGACGTTATCAGTACGCAATATTCGGGGACCGGGGCGCTGAAGACGGATTATACGCGGACGGGGAAACGCACCAAGTTTGGGCTTTTGCGCGATGGGATCAATTCGTTGACTCGGTATTATAAGAATAATTTGATGGATGGCTTCCGGCAGGATGCGATTGATTTGTTCCATGGGAACTGCGAGGTCTTGTCCCCGTTGAGCGTTGACCGCGGCTGGAGGTATATAACATTCCCGTCTGTTTTTCTTGTAGCTGTGGCAATGTTTGTGGCGTCGGCTGTCTGTCCGACGGAGTATTCGACCGAATCGCTCCTTTATCTCCTATTTTGGGGCTCGATGATGGCCGCGACGGCCTACACCATCTTCAGACACGGCACCGAATTCGTCGATAAGCCCCGACTTGTGCAAACCTAG
- the l(1)G0004 gene encoding RNA-binding protein pno1, protein MATQADVNIETDNFEPKRATKRRNDSLGEAPMEVVAHNGIEGKVRNRPRHKRSRTKSYSETKDNMRKVPVPAHRYTPLKENWLKIFTPIVEHLKLQVRFNLKTRNVEVKTCDETEDIGNLQKAADFVKAFVYGFDVDDALALLRLDDLFIETFEIKDVKTLKGDHQSRAIGRLAGKGGRTKFTIENVTKTRIVLADSKIHILGSFQNIQLARRAICNLILGSPPSKVYGQLRNIASRVSERM, encoded by the exons ATGGCCACGCAAGCCGATGTTAACATCGAAACTGACAATTTCGAGCCGAAGAGGGCCACCAAGCGGCGAAATGACTCGCTAGGGGAGGCCCCCATGGAAGTGGTCGCTCACAACGGGATCGAAGGCAAGGTCCGCAACAGACCCAGACATAAAAGGTCCAGGACAAAGTCGTACTCCGAGACCAAGGACAACATGAGGAAAGTACCAGTCCCTGCGCACAGGTACACCCCTTTGAAGGAAAACTGGCTTAAAATTTTCACCCCAATTGTGGAGCATTTGAAACTACAAGTGAGGTTTAATCTAAAGACGCGGAACGTCGAGGTGAAGACGTGTGACGAGACTGAGGATATTGGCAATTTGCAGAAAGCCGCTGATTTTgttaaa GCTTTTGTGTACGGTTTTGACGTGGATGATGCCTTGGCTCTGCTGCGTTTGGACGACTTGTTCATTGAGACTTTCGAGATTAAGGACGTGAAGACACTCAAGGGGGACCACCAGTCGCGGGCCATTGGCCGGCTTGCGGGTAAAGGCGGGCGCACGAAATTCACAATCGAGAACGTCACCAAAACTAGGATAGTCCTGGCGGACAGCAAGATCCACATTTTGGGCAGTTTCCAAAACATTCAACTCGCCAGGAGGGCGATTTGTAACTTAATTCTAGGATCACCACCGTCGAAGGTTTACGGGCAGTTGCGAAACATCGCGTCTAGAGTATCTGAACGAATgtag
- the LOC107398176 gene encoding uncharacterized protein LOC107398176 gives MNDIITIPVVLSSEMLFGIPVTYSSDEDSDVTDEENIVTMMLIKSRKIKKPQRIENYIEATISGYTKQEFQQHFRVTIEAYEQLLQTVGPYLMRQAATGRSTVQVEKQLLSVIWILVTPDSYRSVGERFGLAKSSLSQCFKRVVKILNAVAPTIIKWPEGMQLQNVERRFHAFARMPHCIGAIDGTYVEIKAPKEDPQSYITRKCNYAFTLQAIAVPSLKFTDAFIGYPGSVSDSRIFKNSDFYNAVNANMGHYFAEEHYLIGDKAYPNLPWCIAPYINRGNLNAAQVYFNTVHAQTRQVIERSFALLFGRFRRLKFLDMNDTKLIPATVIAACVLHNVCLDFHDLHIDDYINNGIDYVVNNNDGDDGIGENVAIEGRRRRDALCRQIFLNRH, from the exons ATGAATGACATAATTACTATCCCTGTTGTATTATCATCGGAAATGTTATTTGGCATTCCGGTTACATATTCTTCTGATGAGGACAGCGATGTAACTGATGAAGAAAATATTGTTACGATGATGCTTATAAAAAGTAGGAAAATTAAGAAACCTCAACGTATTGAGAATTATATTGAAGCAACAATTTCTGGTTATACCAAGCAAGAATTTCAGCAACATTTTCGAGTAACCATTGAGGCTTATGAACAACTCTTACAAACAGTTGGCCCCTATTTAATGCGACAAGCTGCTACTGGACGAAGTACTGTTCAAGTCGAAAAACAATTGTTGTCAGTTATATGGATACTCGTAACACCCGATTCATACAG ATCAGTTGGAGAAAGATTTGGACTAGCAAAGTCATCTCTTTCACAGTGTTTCAAACGAGTagtaaaaattctaaatgCCGTAGCACCAACTATTATAAAATGGCCAGAAGGGATGCAATTACAAAATGTTGAGAGAAGATTTCATGCATTTGCCAGAATGCCACACTGCATTGGGGCCATTGATGGTACATACGTGGAAATCAAAGCTCCTAAAGAGGATCCTCAATCCTATATTACACGAAAATGCAACTATGCTTTTACGCTGCAAGCTATCGCAGTACCTTCATTGAAATTTACAGATGCATTCATTGGTTATCCAGGATCTGTAAGTGATAgcagaatatttaaaaacagtgATTTTTATAATGCTGTCAATGCCAACATGGGTCATTACTTTGCCGaagaacattatttaattggAGATAAAGCATACCCTAATTTACCATGGTGTATTGCACCATACATAAATAGGGGTAACCTGAATGCAGCACAGGTATACTTCAACACTGTACATGCACAGACGCGCCAAGTAATCGAACGATCGTTTGCTCTTCTATTTGGAAGATTTAGGCGACTCAAGTTTTTAGACATGAATGatactaaattaattcctGCAACTGTGATAGCTGCATGCGTATTACACAATGTCTGTCTAGACTTTCATGATCTCCATATTGATGACTATATTAACAATGGAATTGATTatgtagtaaataataatgatgGTGACGATGGCATTGGTGAAAACGTGGCAATAGAAGGACGGAGACGACGTGATGCTTTATGTCGTCAAATATTTCTTAATCGACATTAA
- the Vti1b gene encoding vesicle transport through interaction with t-SNAREs homolog 1B, with translation MFNESNYDWGAHNRQVVLEGRATLERTGESLARSNQIAIETEQIGNEVVSELNEQRETLLRTRGRLENANEQLDTAKSVLKQMGRNAIYNKLILILIIIIEIAILVSLTYLKFFKK, from the coding sequence ATGTTCAACGAGTCGAACTACGATTGGGGGGCCCACAACAGACAAGTGGTGCTCGAGGGGCGTGCAACGTTGGAACGAACGGGTGAAAGCCTAGCAAGATCGAACCAAATCGCCATCGAGACGGAACAAATCGGAAACGAAGTCGTCTCAGAATTAAATGAGCAGCGAGAAACCTTGTTGCGGACCAGGGGGCGGCTTGAAAACGCCAACGAACAGCTGGACACCGCAAAATCGGTGCTTAAGCAAATGGGGCGCAACGCCATTTACAACAAACTCATCCTCATCTTGATTATAATCATAGAAATCGCCATACTTGTCTCACTcacttatttgaaatttttcaagaaatga